In Falco biarmicus isolate bFalBia1 chromosome 7, bFalBia1.pri, whole genome shotgun sequence, a single window of DNA contains:
- the NDUFS3 gene encoding NADH dehydrogenase [ubiquinone] iron-sulfur protein 3, mitochondrial: MLAAAARRLARAALRAGVGPATAQARLTGSSAAETRPTVRPKNEVEQKQLCAFGEYVAEILPKYIQQVQVTCFNELELLIHPDGIIPVLTFLRDHTNAQFKSLADLTAVDVPSRQYRFEIVYNLLSLRFNSRIRVKTYTDELTPVDSAVSVHKAANWYEREVWDMYGVFFANHPDLRRILTDYGFEGHPFRKDFPLSGYVEVRYDDEVKRVVAEPVELSQEFRKFDLNSPWEAFPAYRAAPEHLKIEAGTKKEDAK, encoded by the exons atgctggcggcggcggcgcggcggctgGCGCGGGCGGCGCTGCGAG CTGGCGTGGGCCCGGCGACGGCGCAGGCCCGGCTGACGGGGAGCTCCGCCGCGGAGACTCGCC ctACTGTCAGACCAAAAAATGAGGTAGAACAGAAGCAACTATGTGCTTTTGGGGAGTACGTGGCTGAGATTCTGCCCAAGTACATCCAGCAAGTACAG GTGACCTGTTTCAATGAGCTGGAACTTTTGATCCATCCAGATGGGATCATTCCAGTTCTGACCTTCCTTCGAGATCACACTAATGCCCAATTCAAATCCTTGGCTGACTTGACTGCTGTTGATGTCCCATCTCGGCAATACCGCTTTGAG ATTGTGTACAATCTCCTGTCTCTGCGGTTCAACAGTCGTATCCGTGTGAAGACATACACTGATGAGCTGACACCTGTTGACTCAGCAGTGTCTGTGCACAAGGCAGCAAACTGGTATGAAAGAGAG GTCTGGGACATGTATGGTGTTTTCTTTGCCAACCACCCTGATCTAAGACGAATCCTCACAGACTATGGGTTTGAGGGCCATCCTTTCCGGAAGGACTTTCCACTGTCTGGTTATGTGGAG GTGCGGTATGATGATGAAGTGAAACGGGTAGTGGCAGAGCCTGTGGAGCTGTCTCAGGAGTTTCGCAAGTTTGATCTGAATAGTCCTTGGGAGGCATTTCCTGCCTATCGGGCAGCTCCAGAACACCTGAAAATAGAAGCAGGAACCAAGAAAGAAGATGCAAAAtag
- the FAM180B gene encoding protein FAM180B, whose translation MDSFQQRLLGPEAAREGATANRSRSTDGTAHGGVAAAAGQGAMAQVQLNTWLILCVFAGSPRLTDEHPHSRNDAGTNTPRHSPEDADVMLEMLWRGLDIQTDGTIQLQDEELASLRPTRRFMQILEDEVPKTPTEIEQHLRYYSLTDTPLPLTEFDRLLFTSIYCAYQVRSMQGLDKNLWISFFSQLVDEIFRDLCKGLCPANTTLLLASWPWKEKPAHLASLKHFYHSNLARTKRDTY comes from the exons ATGGATTCGTTCCAACAGAGGCTGCTGGGACCAGAAGCAGCGAGGGAAGGCGCCACAGCAAACCGCTCTCGCTCCACAGACGGCACTGCCCACGGCGGGGTGGCAGCcgctgcagggcagggtgctATGGCCCAGGTGCAGCTCAACACCTGGCTGATCCTGTGCGTGTTTGCTGGATCCCCGAGGCTGACAG ATGAACATCCTCACAGCAGGAATGATGCCGGCACCAACACACCCCGTCACAGCCCAGAAGATGCTGACGTCATGTTAGAG ATGCTCTGGAGAGGGCTGGATATTCAGACTGACGGGACAATCCAGCTGCAGGATGAAGAGCTGGCCTCCCTGCGCCCAACACGGCGATTCATGCAGATTTTAGAGGATGAAGTGCCCAAAACACCGACAGAGATTGAGCAGCATCTGAGATATTATTCACTGACTGACACCCCCTTGCCCCTAACAGAGTTTGACCGTCTCCTTTTCACCAGCATTTACTGTGCCTATCAGGTTCGCTCCATGCAGGGTCTGGATAAAAATCTCTGGATTAGTTTTTTCTCTCAGCTGGTTGATGAAATCTTTCGTGATCTGTGCAAGGGGCTCTGCCCTGCAAATACCACCCTTCTCCTGGCTTCCTGGCCTTGGAAGGAGAAGCCTGCACATTTAGCATCCCTGAAACATTTCTATCATTCTAATCTGGCCAGGACCAAGAGAGACACTTACTAA